One genomic window of Halorubrum hochsteinianum includes the following:
- a CDS encoding type II toxin-antitoxin system VapC family toxin codes for MRLFFDTNVIVAAVTRDTDRSEAAVTVLNECEEGYASLLNLMELRTVLAKKKQIERDRVRQIEQRVASRVTVTFPDASDFLDANRVQEEKLLYPMDAIVLSAADAVDAELVTFDSELQEHGAISPSEAIAVDID; via the coding sequence ATGAGGCTGTTTTTCGACACGAACGTCATCGTTGCGGCAGTCACCCGAGACACGGACCGATCGGAGGCGGCCGTGACCGTACTCAACGAATGCGAGGAGGGCTACGCCTCACTGCTCAACCTCATGGAGCTTCGGACCGTCCTCGCGAAGAAAAAGCAAATCGAGCGCGATCGGGTCCGACAGATCGAGCAGCGAGTTGCGTCTCGGGTCACGGTCACGTTTCCGGACGCTTCCGACTTCCTCGACGCGAATCGCGTACAAGAGGAGAAGCTGTTGTATCCGATGGACGCGATCGTGCTATCGGCAGCGGACGCGGTCGACGCGGAACTCGTCACGTTCGACAGCGAGCTCCAGGAACACGGAGCGATAAGTCCGAGCGAAGCGATCGCAGTAGATATCGATTGA
- a CDS encoding matrixin family metalloprotease, translating into MRRTTAVLALVVLVALAGCGGLGSDAVGEGPTGAPSPSIESVSAPESLGHDGRGVVEATVRWEGLAADGGESAGEESSNATLDPVRVTVRVGDRTLRDENRSVPANGSMTVTAGIDAATLDPGDHEIAVTVGEASATRTVTVEEARAATFTVSEIEAPEEVAYGEDLTVAATVTNVGDIAGNQTVSVRYGSGASANRTVALDGGTETRLSVTFADVRLDGGSHPVVVATANRTRERSLTLTHPSPYGKTTLRLHVDDDAVDRDVSGVVAAATGYWERTDERYLGYPVEYERVSDEDRADIVLRFDRVDRCGVEDGDARYFGCADLLEDEPRTPMTATVEPNISDAEMNATIIHELGHVQGLEHGEEPTALMAPTSNLTTHRPVTVHLRAESGDVPRRVEDEVAEALDYFASRDIVGDDDFRWEFVDSAREAHVQITYDDQGGVCFDDGGGSCTVDGEYYGQQDVRLEEIDDEVVAWHVGASFAPVLLEEVPPELTGEADRREREEWPEG; encoded by the coding sequence GACGCCGTCGGAGAGGGACCGACCGGAGCGCCGTCGCCGTCGATCGAGTCCGTCTCCGCGCCGGAGTCGCTCGGCCACGACGGGCGGGGAGTCGTGGAGGCCACGGTGCGGTGGGAGGGACTCGCGGCCGACGGCGGCGAGTCTGCGGGTGAGGAGAGTTCGAACGCGACGCTCGACCCGGTCCGGGTCACGGTCCGGGTGGGCGACCGGACGCTGCGCGACGAGAACCGATCCGTTCCGGCGAACGGGTCGATGACGGTGACGGCCGGGATCGACGCCGCGACGCTCGACCCGGGCGACCACGAGATCGCGGTGACGGTCGGCGAGGCGAGCGCGACGCGGACGGTCACCGTCGAGGAGGCCCGGGCGGCGACGTTCACCGTCTCCGAGATCGAGGCTCCGGAGGAGGTGGCGTACGGCGAGGACCTGACGGTCGCCGCGACCGTGACCAATGTCGGCGACATCGCGGGCAACCAGACCGTCAGCGTCCGGTACGGGAGCGGGGCGAGCGCGAACCGGACGGTCGCGCTCGACGGCGGCACGGAGACGCGGCTGTCGGTCACGTTCGCGGACGTGCGGCTGGACGGGGGGTCGCACCCGGTGGTCGTCGCGACCGCGAACCGGACGCGGGAGCGGAGCTTGACGCTGACGCACCCGAGTCCGTACGGCAAGACGACCCTCCGGCTCCACGTCGACGACGACGCGGTCGACCGGGACGTCTCCGGGGTCGTCGCGGCCGCGACGGGCTACTGGGAGCGCACCGACGAGCGCTACCTCGGCTACCCGGTCGAGTACGAGCGCGTGAGCGACGAGGACCGGGCGGATATCGTCCTGCGGTTCGACCGCGTGGACCGGTGTGGCGTGGAGGACGGCGACGCGCGGTACTTCGGCTGCGCGGACCTCCTCGAAGACGAGCCGCGGACGCCGATGACCGCAACCGTCGAGCCGAACATCTCGGACGCGGAGATGAACGCGACGATCATCCACGAACTCGGCCACGTTCAGGGGCTCGAACACGGCGAGGAGCCGACCGCCCTGATGGCCCCGACCAGCAACCTCACGACCCACCGGCCGGTGACGGTCCACCTCCGCGCCGAGAGCGGCGACGTCCCGCGACGCGTCGAAGACGAGGTGGCGGAAGCGCTCGACTACTTCGCGTCGCGCGACATCGTCGGCGACGACGACTTCAGGTGGGAGTTCGTCGACAGCGCGCGCGAGGCGCACGTCCAGATCACCTACGACGACCAGGGGGGCGTCTGCTTCGACGACGGCGGCGGGTCGTGTACGGTCGACGGCGAGTACTACGGGCAGCAGGACGTGCGGTTGGAGGAGATAGACGACGAGGTCGTCGCGTGGCACGTCGGCGCGTCGTTCGCGCCGGTGCTGTTAGAAGAGGTCCCGCCGGAGCTGACGGGCGAGGCGGACCGGCGGGAGCGGGAGGAGTGGCCGGAGGGGTAG
- a CDS encoding SRPBCC family protein: protein MDELVVSTEVYADPEEVYDFLLDFPRYANYSEYLSEVRTVTGDGGPGTRYALTFAWWKISYTARSEVTGVEPPRRIDWEITKDIDAGGCWRVTPPETGAGDERASDGDATDDGPNTDAPCEVALEVEFDPGSASSDALDLPRLVSFDWVLKKAIPLIRSEAERVVERAVRDLEGSSRDVDLDVYVDSDRI, encoded by the coding sequence GTGGACGAACTCGTCGTGAGTACGGAGGTGTACGCCGACCCCGAGGAGGTGTACGACTTCCTGCTCGATTTCCCGCGGTACGCGAACTACTCCGAGTACCTCAGCGAGGTCCGGACGGTGACGGGCGACGGCGGCCCCGGCACCCGGTACGCGCTCACCTTCGCGTGGTGGAAGATATCCTACACCGCGCGTTCGGAGGTGACCGGCGTCGAGCCCCCGAGGCGGATCGACTGGGAGATCACGAAGGACATCGACGCCGGTGGCTGCTGGCGGGTGACGCCCCCCGAGACCGGAGCCGGTGACGAGCGCGCGAGCGACGGCGACGCGACCGACGACGGTCCGAACACGGACGCGCCCTGCGAGGTCGCGCTGGAGGTCGAGTTCGACCCCGGCTCGGCCAGTTCCGACGCGCTCGACCTCCCGCGGCTGGTCTCGTTCGACTGGGTGCTGAAGAAGGCGATCCCGCTGATCCGGAGCGAGGCGGAGCGCGTGGTCGAGCGCGCCGTGCGCGACCTCGAGGGGTCGAGCCGCGACGTCGACCTCGACGTGTACGTGGACTCGGACCGGATCTGA